From Aquipuribacter hungaricus, a single genomic window includes:
- a CDS encoding MmcQ/YjbR family DNA-binding protein, which yields MAHPRMYDEDDPLLARVRAMCLGYPEAGERESHGRPHFVAGRRVFAQYGIAGEDDLRLVVHPDDGDREALLQHPRASVPPYVGPAGWLGFDLREADDLPPVDWEEMAELVDDSYRRVALVRMLRALDGALDGAGPDGAGQGAPPSG from the coding sequence ATGGCGCACCCGCGGATGTACGACGAGGACGACCCCCTGCTCGCCCGGGTCCGGGCGATGTGCCTGGGCTACCCGGAGGCGGGCGAGCGGGAGTCGCACGGGCGCCCGCACTTCGTCGCCGGCAGGCGGGTGTTCGCCCAGTACGGCATCGCCGGCGAGGACGACCTGCGCCTCGTCGTGCACCCCGACGACGGCGACCGGGAGGCCCTGCTGCAGCACCCGCGGGCCTCGGTGCCGCCCTACGTCGGGCCGGCGGGCTGGCTCGGGTTCGACCTGCGCGAGGCCGACGACCTGCCGCCGGTGGACTGGGAGGAGATGGCCGAGCTCGTCGACGACTCCTACCGGCGGGTGGCGCTGGTCCGCATGCTCCGGGCCCTCGACGGAGCTCTCGACGGCGCGGGCCCGGACGGGGCGGGCCAGGGGGCCCCGCCGTCAGGCTGA
- a CDS encoding ROK family protein, with protein sequence MTTTPPGSRSRALRPTGRALPAHARAHNRSLLLQSLVSAGPHSRADLARATGLTRVTVSDVVAALIDDGLVVELGVRPGTRVGKPAELVGVDPDGAHIVAVDLSDDRCVSGAVVDLAGQVRRTVQVPRRGAHGQAAVDLLVATVRDLVGAATAPLLGVGIGTPGIVSGGVVAEAPNLGWTDVALARLVSDAVGLPVHVANDANAAALAEHSHGGAVDRGLLVLTVGLGVGAGLLLDGALLHGPHHAAGEIGHVVVDERGGPCACGRTGCLETVLAVPALRAATEGLPPAAAERALASAGRRLGQALAPIVGVLDLQQVVLAGPAELLGGPLLRATAATVRRRAMPVVAEAVEIRLSALADRGVLLGASVLVLSGELGVT encoded by the coding sequence ATGACGACCACGCCGCCGGGGTCCAGGTCCCGGGCGCTGCGCCCCACCGGGCGCGCGCTGCCTGCCCACGCGCGGGCGCACAACCGCAGCCTGCTCCTGCAGTCGCTGGTCAGCGCCGGCCCCCACAGCCGGGCCGACCTGGCCCGGGCGACCGGCCTCACCCGCGTCACCGTGTCCGACGTCGTCGCCGCGCTCATCGACGACGGGCTCGTCGTGGAGCTCGGCGTCCGCCCGGGCACCCGTGTCGGCAAGCCGGCCGAGCTGGTCGGCGTCGACCCCGACGGCGCCCACATCGTGGCGGTGGACCTGTCCGACGACCGGTGCGTGAGCGGCGCGGTCGTCGACCTCGCCGGCCAGGTGCGGCGCACGGTCCAGGTGCCCCGCCGCGGCGCGCACGGCCAGGCGGCCGTCGACCTGCTCGTCGCCACCGTCCGCGACCTCGTCGGCGCCGCGACCGCGCCGCTGCTCGGCGTCGGCATCGGGACCCCCGGCATCGTCAGCGGCGGCGTGGTGGCCGAGGCCCCCAACCTCGGCTGGACCGACGTCGCCCTGGCGCGGCTGGTGTCCGACGCCGTGGGCCTGCCGGTGCACGTCGCCAACGACGCCAACGCCGCCGCGCTCGCCGAGCACAGCCACGGCGGCGCGGTCGACCGCGGCCTGCTCGTCCTCACCGTCGGGCTCGGCGTGGGCGCCGGCCTGCTGCTGGACGGCGCGCTGCTGCACGGTCCCCACCACGCGGCCGGCGAGATCGGCCACGTCGTCGTCGACGAGCGCGGCGGACCGTGCGCCTGCGGGCGGACCGGCTGCCTGGAGACCGTCCTGGCCGTGCCCGCCCTGCGCGCCGCCACCGAGGGCCTCCCCCCGGCGGCCGCCGAGCGTGCCCTCGCCTCGGCAGGCCGCCGGCTCGGGCAGGCACTGGCCCCCATCGTCGGGGTCCTCGACCTGCAGCAGGTGGTGCTCGCGGGACCGGCCGAGCTGCTGGGCGGGCCCCTGCTGCGCGCGACCGCGGCCACCGTCCGGCGCCGGGCGATGCCCGTCGTCGCCGAGGCGGTCGAGATCCGGCTGTCCGCCCTGGCGGACCGGGGCGTGCTGCTCGGCGCCTCCGTCCTCGTCCTGTCCGGCGAGCTCGGCGTCACCTGA